A portion of the Etheostoma cragini isolate CJK2018 chromosome 13, CSU_Ecrag_1.0, whole genome shotgun sequence genome contains these proteins:
- the LOC117955258 gene encoding roundabout homolog 1-like isoform X4 — MRAPIRVWWRTWLESLNHLPRSLYMSILVSCHPSLIHHQTATRNLETLSLSYLHSNSLHQYIPPAFAIRPRNQVVAVGRTVTFQCEATGNPQPAIFWQREGSESLLFSYQPPQPFSRLSVSQMGSLTITDVQRSDGGFYSCQALNIAGSVITKALLEVTDSGSDHPPPVIRQGPLNQTIPVDSTVVLGCQTADVPSPTVHWKKDSVLVSPMDSRMSITDTGSLEIRYAKLGDTGFYTCVASSPNGEASWTAYLQVEEFGVVVQSSQPIDPSLIPSAPSKPEVTDISHTSVTLSWKTNPNAGATPTSYLIEAFSYTLGSRWVTLAEHIKTQTFVLRNLRPATVYLFLVRAVNAYGLSDPSPISDSVRTQDSTSTMQGVDHRHIQRELGDVVIHLHPPTVLSSSAVRMQWMVEQQSTYIQGYKVLYRASADHGQPEGQWSVLEVHAPKEDGVVIGQLKRGSIYEFKVRPFFDEFQGADSEVKVVRTLEEAPTRAPQGVTVTKSDTNGTAILVAWRPPPQHEEAGVIQEYKIWCLGNESRYHVNQSVDGSIFSVLIANLAPGIRYSVEVAASNGAGPGVRSDVTFFQLDSAGQMMDISEERDTLSQISDVVRQPAFIAGIGATCWLVLMIFSVWLYRHRKKRSGLSSTYTGIRKVPSFTFTPTVAYQRGESVCSAARPGLLSMGEPLNQLWLPDNWPNACANHKDCSINCCNNGNGTSDSNMTTYSRPADCIANYGNHTENKQGGQLGSETAIYSDVNLSNKLNEIKTFNNSNLCYASPGGDSAATYEPIPYATTQLIQAGIKNKAGTGVSMAEALDVPCWKQPPNLPPIPKEMAAQMQYNIIEQNMLNKDHLQGSEGVIHPKTIPYNQTRAHSSGGSHHSSDRGSNSTSGSQNQKKGTRAPKIPKHNAVSWGEAPSPPHANAWDCDEYSLPMERSFDPEERMEGCPTPPLRGTVSSPPEVSYSHPPNATPQGDLSNGLHNGTEHLSQHIGGHPRPFSPTHTYSSIPFCMDTDVQEEDEEEEEEEAEEETDVELAESNYSQHQERQKHKHQLHHPSPHNLLLHGLEQTPASSSGDLDRSVTGSMVNSWGSASEDNISSGRSSVVSTSEGSFFTDGDFNQAVASSRDIVGLRMCRYPEESGRRHQRPSSPMSTDSNMSPAITHKRPRRHKQNQFGQQGYQPKDIFNDDSCMPLNFPSQMSHSDYKVRGATLPRMGSGEARGRRGSAGTHRVREASLEQRESKDKHKTPLGGKGSSKSRQHSEFGDVLLYSRPSFPSGQAQREPDDTNSSSFMSCGDLRTKQGGQLAPTGQVEEFLKS; from the exons ATGAGGGCTCCTATACGTGTGTGGTGGAGAACATGGTTGGAAAGTCTGAATCATCTGCCACGCTCACTGTACATG TCAATACTGGTAAGTTGTCATCCGTCCCTCATCCACCATCAGACAGCAACAAGAAACCTTGAGACACTGTCATTGTCCTATCTTCACTCTAATTCCCTCCATCAATACA TACCCCCAGCATTTGCCATACGCCCCAGGAACCAGGTGGTGGCAGTGGGCAGGACGGTCACCTTCCAGTGCGAGGCCACTGGCAACCCACAGCCCGCTATCTTCTGGCAGAGGGAGGGCAGTGAG AGTTTGCTGTTCTCGTACCAGCCACCACAGCCCTTTagccgtctgtctgtctcccagaTGGGCAGTTTGACCATTACCGACGTTCAGCGGTCTGATGGCGGCTTTTACAGTTGCCAGGCTCTCAACATTGCTGGCAGTGTTATTACCAAAGCACTGCTGGAGGTCACAGACT ctGGATCAGACCATCCTCCCCCTGTGATTAGACAGGGCCCACTTAATCAGACCATTCCTGTGGACAGCACAGTGGTCCTGGGTTGCCAAACAGCTGATGTTCCATCTCCTACGGTCCACTGGAAGAAGGACAGTGTCCTGGTTTCTCCCATGGACTCCCGCATGTCCATAACAGACACAGGATCACTAGAGATTCGCTACGCTAAG CTGGGAGATACAGGCTTCTACACTTGTGTAGCTTCTAGTCCCAATGGAGAAGCTTCCTGGACAGCATACTTACAGGTGGAGG AGTTTGGAGTTGTTGTTCAGTCCAGTCAGCCGATAGACCCTAGCCTGATTCCCAGTGCTCCGTCTAAACCCGAGGTGACTGACATCAGCCATACCTCTGTCACTCTGTCGTGGAAAACAAACCCCAATGCTGGTGCAACACCTACATCTTATCTGATCGAGGCATTCAG TTATACGTTAGGAAGCAGATGGGTGACCCTAGCTGAGCATATAAAGACACAGACCTTTGTACTGAGGAACCTGAGGCCAGCAACTGTCTACCTCTTTTTGGTCAGAGCGGTGAATGCTTATGGCCTAAGTGACCCCAGTCCAATCTCTGACTCTGTCAGAACACAGG ACAGCACTTCCACCATGCAGGGAGTGGATCACCGACACATCCAGAGGGAGCTGGGAGATGTAGTTATCCACCTGCACCCACCAACTGTTCTTTCATCTTCTGCTGTCAGGATGCAGTGGATG GTCGAGCAGCAGTCCACCTACATCCAGGGTTACAAGGTGCTTTACAGGGCATCCGCTGATCATGGCCAGCCAGAGGGGCAGTGGAGTGTCCTGGAAGTACACGCCCCAAAGGAGGACGGGGTGGTAATCGGTCAGCTGAAGCGAGGCTCCATCTACGAGTTCAAAGTGCGCCCTTTCTTTGATGAGTTCCAGGGAGCTGACAGTGAGGTGAAGGTGGTCAGGACGTTGGAAGAAG CCCCTACCAGAGCACCTCAGGGTGTGACAGTGACAAAGAGTGATACCAATGGGACCGCCATCCTCGTTGCTTGGAGACCGCCTCCGCAACATGAAGAAGCTGGAGTCATTCAGGAGTACAAG ATCTGGTGCCTGGGTAATGAGAGTCGCTATCATGTCAACCAGTCGGTCGACGGCTCCATCTTCTCTGTGCTCATCGCCAATCTGGCACCGGGAATTCGCTACAGCGTAGAAGTTGCTGCCAGCAATGGTGCTGGACCTGGTGTCAGGAgtgatgtcacttttttccaattaG ACTCTGCAGGCCAGATGATGGATATCAGTGAGGAAAGAGACACGTTGTCTCAGATCTCAGATGTGGTGAGGCAACCGGCATTTATTGCTGGCATTGGCGCCACCTGCTGGTTGGTCCTCATGATCTTCAGTGTGTGGCTCTACCGTCACCGCAAGAAGAGAAGTGGCCTCAGCAGCACATACACCGGCATCCGCAAGG TCCCCTCATTCACCTTTACACCTACag TGGCGTATCAGAGAGGAGAATCTGTGTGCAGTGCTGCCAG ACCTGGCCTTCTCAGCATGGGTGAACCTCTAAACCAGCTGTGGCTGCCAGACAATTGGCCAAATGCATGTGCCAATCACAAGGACTGCAGCATCAACTGCTGCAATAATGGCAATGGCACCAGTGACAGCAACATGACAACATACAGCCGACCAG CTGACTGCATAGCTAACTATGGAAACcatacagaaaacaaacaggggGGACAGCTTGGTTCTGAGACGGCCATTTACAGCGATGTGAACCTCTCCAACAAGCTCAATGAGATTAAAACATTCAACAACTCCAACTTGTGCTACGCGAGTCCAGGAGGGGATTCAGCAGCCACATATGAACCCATCCCATATGCCACCACACAGCTCATTCAAGCCGGCATTAAAAATAAGGCAGGCACTGGTGTCTCTATGGCAGAGGCTCTGGACGTGCCCTGCTGGAAACAGCCCCCCAACCTGCCTCCAATACCAAAGGAGATGGCAGCACAGATGCAATACAACATAATTGAGcaaaacatgctaaataaag ATCATCTACAAGGAAGTGAAGGAGTGATCCATCCTAAAACTATCCCCTACAACCAGACCCGTGCCCACAGCTCAGGAGGCTCACACCACAGCTCAGACAGAGGCAGCAACAGCACCTCAG ggAGTCAAAATCAAAAGAAAGGAACACGGGCCCCAAAGATCCCAAAACATAATGCAGTAAGCTGGGGAGAAGCCCCATCTCCTCCTCACGCTAATGCGTGGGACTGTGATGAGTATAGCTTACCCATGGAAAGGAG TTTTGATCCAGAAGAGAGAATGGAAGGCTGCCCTACTCCACCACTTAGAGGGACTGTCTCATCCCCTCCTGAAGTGTCTTATAGTCACCCACCTAACGCAACACCACAGGGAGACCTGAGCAATGGCCTGCACAATGGAACCGAGCACCTCAG CCAACACATCGGCGGCCACCCTCGCCCTTTTTCACCAACACACACCTACAGCTCCATACCCTTCTGCATGGACACCGATGTacaagaggaggatgaggaggaagaggaggaggaggcagaagAGGAGACAGACGTAGAGCTCGCCGAAAGTAACTACAGCCAACACCAAGAACGGCAGAAGCACAAACACCAGCTGCACCATCCCTCTCCACACAATCTGCTTCTTCATGGGCTGGAGCAGACCCCAGCCTCCAGCTCTGGGGATCTGGACAGATCAGTCACGGGGTCCATGGTCAACAGCTGGGGCTCAGCATCTGAGGACAACATCTCATCTGGCCGGTCCAGTGTTGTCAGCACCTCGGAAGGATCCTTCTTTACAGACGGCGATTTCAACCAGGCGGTGGCCTCTTCGCGGGATATTGTGGGCCTGCGCATGTGTAGATACCCAGAGGAGTCAG GGCGGAGGCACCAGCGGCCCAGCAGCCCCATGTCCACAGACAGCAACATGAGTCCTGCAATAACACATAAAAGACCCAGACGGCATAAACAGAACCAGTTCGGTCAACAGGGCTACCAACCCAAAGATATCTTCAATGACG ACTCGTGCATGCCTTTGAATTTTCCAAGCCAGATGTCCCACAGCGACTATAAAGTGAGGGGGGCCACGCTGCCTCGGATGGGCTCTGGGGAGGCCCGGGGTCGACGGGGTAGCGCCGGGACTCACAGGGTCAGGGAGGCTTCACttgagcagagagagagcaaggacAAGCACAAGACTCCACTAGGAGGGAAAGGAAGCAGCAAAAGCCGACAGCACTCAG aatttggGGATGTCCTTCTGTACAGTCGTCCCTCTTTCCCATCAGGTCAAGCTCAGAGGGAACCTGATGATACTAATTCATCCAGCTTTATGTCATGTGGAGACTTAAGGACCAAACAGGGAGGACAGCTGGCACCTACAGGACAGGTGGAAGAG ttccTGAAAAGCTAA
- the LOC117955258 gene encoding roundabout homolog 1-like isoform X3 has translation MVAVGEPAVLECQPPRGHPEPTISWRRDGTNLDDRDERITIRSGKLMITNTRKSDAGKYICVGTNMVGERESEIAELTVLERPTFVKRPSSVVVLAEESVEFHCVVQGDPVPTVRWRKDDSDLPKGRFEILEDHTLIVRQVTSLDEGSYTCVVENMVGKSESSATLTVHVNTVPPAFAIRPRNQVVAVGRTVTFQCEATGNPQPAIFWQREGSESLLFSYQPPQPFSRLSVSQMGSLTITDVQRSDGGFYSCQALNIAGSVITKALLEVTDSGSDHPPPVIRQGPLNQTIPVDSTVVLGCQTADVPSPTVHWKKDSVLVSPMDSRMSITDTGSLEIRYAKLGDTGFYTCVASSPNGEASWTAYLQVEEFGVVVQSSQPIDPSLIPSAPSKPEVTDISHTSVTLSWKTNPNAGATPTSYLIEAFSYTLGSRWVTLAEHIKTQTFVLRNLRPATVYLFLVRAVNAYGLSDPSPISDSVRTQDSTSTMQGVDHRHIQRELGDVVIHLHPPTVLSSSAVRMQWMVEQQSTYIQGYKVLYRASADHGQPEGQWSVLEVHAPKEDGVVIGQLKRGSIYEFKVRPFFDEFQGADSEVKVVRTLEEAPTRAPQGVTVTKSDTNGTAILVAWRPPPQHEEAGVIQEYKIWCLGNESRYHVNQSVDGSIFSVLIANLAPGIRYSVEVAASNGAGPGVRSDVTFFQLDSAGQMMDISEERDTLSQISDVVRQPAFIAGIGATCWLVLMIFSVWLYRHRKKRSGLSSTYTGIRKVPSFTFTPTVAYQRGESVCSAARPGLLSMGEPLNQLWLPDNWPNACANHKDCSINCCNNGNGTSDSNMTTYSRPADCIANYGNHTENKQGGQLGSETAIYSDVNLSNKLNEIKTFNNSNLCYASPGGDSAATYEPIPYATTQLIQAGIKNKAGTGVSMAEALDVPCWKQPPNLPPIPKEMAAQMQYNIIEQNMLNKDHLQGSEGVIHPKTIPYNQTRAHSSGGSHHSSDRGSNSTSGSQNQKKGTRAPKIPKHNAVSWGEAPSPPHANAWDCDEYSLPMERSFDPEERMEGCPTPPLRGTVSSPPEVSYSHPPNATPQGDLSNGLHNGTEHLSQHIGGHPRPFSPTHTYSSIPFCMDTDVQEEDEEEEEEEAEEETDVELAESNYSQHQERQKHKHQLHHPSPHNLLLHGLEQTPASSSGDLDRSVTGSMVNSWGSASEDNISSGRSSVVSTSEGSFFTDGDFNQAVASSRDIVGLRMCRYPEESGRRHQRPSSPMSTDSNMSPAITHKRPRRHKQNQFGQQGYQPKDIFNDDSCMPLNFPSQMSHSDYKVRGATLPRMGSGEARGRRGSAGTHRVREASLEQRESKDKHKTPLGGKGSSKSRQHSEFGDVLLYSRPSFPSGQAQREPDDTNSSSFMSCGDLRTKQGGQLAPTGQVEEFLKS, from the exons ATTCGCAGCGGCAAGCTGATGATCACCAACACCAGGAAGAGTGATGCAGGGAAATACATCTGCGTTGGGACCAACAtggtgggagagagggagagcgagatcGCCGAACTCACTGTGCTTG AGCGGCCAACCTTTGTGAAGCGGCCCAGCAGTGTGGTGGTGTTGGCCGAGGAGAGCGTGGAGTTCCACTGTGTGGTTCAAGGAGACCCTGTTCCCACTGTCCGCTGGAGAAAAGATGATTCTGACCTGCCTAAGGGACG ATTTGAAATCCTAGAAGACCATACCTTGATTGTTCGCCAAGTGACCTCTTTAGATGAGGGCTCCTATACGTGTGTGGTGGAGAACATGGTTGGAAAGTCTGAATCATCTGCCACGCTCACTGTACATG TCAATACTG TACCCCCAGCATTTGCCATACGCCCCAGGAACCAGGTGGTGGCAGTGGGCAGGACGGTCACCTTCCAGTGCGAGGCCACTGGCAACCCACAGCCCGCTATCTTCTGGCAGAGGGAGGGCAGTGAG AGTTTGCTGTTCTCGTACCAGCCACCACAGCCCTTTagccgtctgtctgtctcccagaTGGGCAGTTTGACCATTACCGACGTTCAGCGGTCTGATGGCGGCTTTTACAGTTGCCAGGCTCTCAACATTGCTGGCAGTGTTATTACCAAAGCACTGCTGGAGGTCACAGACT ctGGATCAGACCATCCTCCCCCTGTGATTAGACAGGGCCCACTTAATCAGACCATTCCTGTGGACAGCACAGTGGTCCTGGGTTGCCAAACAGCTGATGTTCCATCTCCTACGGTCCACTGGAAGAAGGACAGTGTCCTGGTTTCTCCCATGGACTCCCGCATGTCCATAACAGACACAGGATCACTAGAGATTCGCTACGCTAAG CTGGGAGATACAGGCTTCTACACTTGTGTAGCTTCTAGTCCCAATGGAGAAGCTTCCTGGACAGCATACTTACAGGTGGAGG AGTTTGGAGTTGTTGTTCAGTCCAGTCAGCCGATAGACCCTAGCCTGATTCCCAGTGCTCCGTCTAAACCCGAGGTGACTGACATCAGCCATACCTCTGTCACTCTGTCGTGGAAAACAAACCCCAATGCTGGTGCAACACCTACATCTTATCTGATCGAGGCATTCAG TTATACGTTAGGAAGCAGATGGGTGACCCTAGCTGAGCATATAAAGACACAGACCTTTGTACTGAGGAACCTGAGGCCAGCAACTGTCTACCTCTTTTTGGTCAGAGCGGTGAATGCTTATGGCCTAAGTGACCCCAGTCCAATCTCTGACTCTGTCAGAACACAGG ACAGCACTTCCACCATGCAGGGAGTGGATCACCGACACATCCAGAGGGAGCTGGGAGATGTAGTTATCCACCTGCACCCACCAACTGTTCTTTCATCTTCTGCTGTCAGGATGCAGTGGATG GTCGAGCAGCAGTCCACCTACATCCAGGGTTACAAGGTGCTTTACAGGGCATCCGCTGATCATGGCCAGCCAGAGGGGCAGTGGAGTGTCCTGGAAGTACACGCCCCAAAGGAGGACGGGGTGGTAATCGGTCAGCTGAAGCGAGGCTCCATCTACGAGTTCAAAGTGCGCCCTTTCTTTGATGAGTTCCAGGGAGCTGACAGTGAGGTGAAGGTGGTCAGGACGTTGGAAGAAG CCCCTACCAGAGCACCTCAGGGTGTGACAGTGACAAAGAGTGATACCAATGGGACCGCCATCCTCGTTGCTTGGAGACCGCCTCCGCAACATGAAGAAGCTGGAGTCATTCAGGAGTACAAG ATCTGGTGCCTGGGTAATGAGAGTCGCTATCATGTCAACCAGTCGGTCGACGGCTCCATCTTCTCTGTGCTCATCGCCAATCTGGCACCGGGAATTCGCTACAGCGTAGAAGTTGCTGCCAGCAATGGTGCTGGACCTGGTGTCAGGAgtgatgtcacttttttccaattaG ACTCTGCAGGCCAGATGATGGATATCAGTGAGGAAAGAGACACGTTGTCTCAGATCTCAGATGTGGTGAGGCAACCGGCATTTATTGCTGGCATTGGCGCCACCTGCTGGTTGGTCCTCATGATCTTCAGTGTGTGGCTCTACCGTCACCGCAAGAAGAGAAGTGGCCTCAGCAGCACATACACCGGCATCCGCAAGG TCCCCTCATTCACCTTTACACCTACag TGGCGTATCAGAGAGGAGAATCTGTGTGCAGTGCTGCCAG ACCTGGCCTTCTCAGCATGGGTGAACCTCTAAACCAGCTGTGGCTGCCAGACAATTGGCCAAATGCATGTGCCAATCACAAGGACTGCAGCATCAACTGCTGCAATAATGGCAATGGCACCAGTGACAGCAACATGACAACATACAGCCGACCAG CTGACTGCATAGCTAACTATGGAAACcatacagaaaacaaacaggggGGACAGCTTGGTTCTGAGACGGCCATTTACAGCGATGTGAACCTCTCCAACAAGCTCAATGAGATTAAAACATTCAACAACTCCAACTTGTGCTACGCGAGTCCAGGAGGGGATTCAGCAGCCACATATGAACCCATCCCATATGCCACCACACAGCTCATTCAAGCCGGCATTAAAAATAAGGCAGGCACTGGTGTCTCTATGGCAGAGGCTCTGGACGTGCCCTGCTGGAAACAGCCCCCCAACCTGCCTCCAATACCAAAGGAGATGGCAGCACAGATGCAATACAACATAATTGAGcaaaacatgctaaataaag ATCATCTACAAGGAAGTGAAGGAGTGATCCATCCTAAAACTATCCCCTACAACCAGACCCGTGCCCACAGCTCAGGAGGCTCACACCACAGCTCAGACAGAGGCAGCAACAGCACCTCAG ggAGTCAAAATCAAAAGAAAGGAACACGGGCCCCAAAGATCCCAAAACATAATGCAGTAAGCTGGGGAGAAGCCCCATCTCCTCCTCACGCTAATGCGTGGGACTGTGATGAGTATAGCTTACCCATGGAAAGGAG TTTTGATCCAGAAGAGAGAATGGAAGGCTGCCCTACTCCACCACTTAGAGGGACTGTCTCATCCCCTCCTGAAGTGTCTTATAGTCACCCACCTAACGCAACACCACAGGGAGACCTGAGCAATGGCCTGCACAATGGAACCGAGCACCTCAG CCAACACATCGGCGGCCACCCTCGCCCTTTTTCACCAACACACACCTACAGCTCCATACCCTTCTGCATGGACACCGATGTacaagaggaggatgaggaggaagaggaggaggaggcagaagAGGAGACAGACGTAGAGCTCGCCGAAAGTAACTACAGCCAACACCAAGAACGGCAGAAGCACAAACACCAGCTGCACCATCCCTCTCCACACAATCTGCTTCTTCATGGGCTGGAGCAGACCCCAGCCTCCAGCTCTGGGGATCTGGACAGATCAGTCACGGGGTCCATGGTCAACAGCTGGGGCTCAGCATCTGAGGACAACATCTCATCTGGCCGGTCCAGTGTTGTCAGCACCTCGGAAGGATCCTTCTTTACAGACGGCGATTTCAACCAGGCGGTGGCCTCTTCGCGGGATATTGTGGGCCTGCGCATGTGTAGATACCCAGAGGAGTCAG GGCGGAGGCACCAGCGGCCCAGCAGCCCCATGTCCACAGACAGCAACATGAGTCCTGCAATAACACATAAAAGACCCAGACGGCATAAACAGAACCAGTTCGGTCAACAGGGCTACCAACCCAAAGATATCTTCAATGACG ACTCGTGCATGCCTTTGAATTTTCCAAGCCAGATGTCCCACAGCGACTATAAAGTGAGGGGGGCCACGCTGCCTCGGATGGGCTCTGGGGAGGCCCGGGGTCGACGGGGTAGCGCCGGGACTCACAGGGTCAGGGAGGCTTCACttgagcagagagagagcaaggacAAGCACAAGACTCCACTAGGAGGGAAAGGAAGCAGCAAAAGCCGACAGCACTCAG aatttggGGATGTCCTTCTGTACAGTCGTCCCTCTTTCCCATCAGGTCAAGCTCAGAGGGAACCTGATGATACTAATTCATCCAGCTTTATGTCATGTGGAGACTTAAGGACCAAACAGGGAGGACAGCTGGCACCTACAGGACAGGTGGAAGAG ttccTGAAAAGCTAA